A genomic window from Syntrophus gentianae includes:
- a CDS encoding GspE/PulE family protein, with product MMEALTKNSQISELEKKLLLRKKMQDITNQIHAAQNIKQILVDLKESILNLFDAFSITIYVVDRLKNQIYSLLLAGAQIREIRVPINNKSISGYVANNGKTVNIADAYDSLELRRIDPELSFDVSWDKKTGFRTRQILCSPIFHSGNLAGVIQILNKKGKGNFTEEEEGFVQEIAEVLGVAFYNQERYARRRKTRFDYLISRDLLKEEELDNSWEESREQKTPVETFLMNKFGISKEDIGKSLEEFYRCQFIKFDDKFPIPGDLLKNLKREYLLRELWVPLNKIDGNIQVIVDDPNNILKRDMIESLLKTKAVKYDVSFPEDIIKYINYFFQTPANESSFAELLGKLDDEEDTSEEDGEVVTESDSVIMQLVNKIINDAYIRRSSDIHVEPNIGKKNVEIRFRIDGDCGLYQTVPFSYRAGLVSRIKIMSNLDITVKRIPQDGKIKFRNSNGEEIELRVATIPTQGGVEDVVMRILAKGETMPLEAMGMLERNYLEMLKILEKPYGMILVVGPTGSGKTTTLHAALHHINTPDRKIWTAEDPVEITQYGLRQVQVQPKIGFDFAAAMRAFLRADPDVIMVGEMRDFETAKTGVEASLTGHLVFSTLHTNSAPETITRLLDMGIDPLNFADALLGILAQRLVRTLCKKCKEAYHPTQREYDDLAESYGLEAFSKLNVPYTDDFTLYRPKGCDACDRTGYKGRMGIHELLIGSDGIKRLIQKHADIETLRNASVSEGMTTLLQDGLQKAIQGLTDFKQVRRVCIK from the coding sequence ATGATGGAAGCCCTGACGAAAAATTCTCAAATCTCCGAACTTGAAAAAAAACTGCTCCTGCGCAAAAAAATGCAGGACATCACCAATCAGATTCATGCAGCTCAAAACATCAAACAGATTCTTGTTGACCTCAAAGAATCCATTTTGAACCTCTTTGATGCTTTTTCCATAACGATTTACGTCGTTGATCGTTTAAAAAACCAGATCTATTCCCTTCTGCTCGCCGGCGCCCAGATCCGGGAAATTCGTGTGCCCATCAACAATAAAAGCATCTCCGGTTATGTCGCCAATAATGGGAAAACCGTCAACATCGCCGATGCCTATGATTCCTTGGAACTGAGAAGAATCGACCCCGAGCTGAGCTTCGACGTGAGCTGGGACAAGAAGACCGGCTTTCGGACTCGGCAGATCCTTTGTTCTCCCATTTTTCACAGCGGGAATCTTGCCGGTGTCATTCAGATCCTGAACAAGAAGGGAAAGGGCAATTTTACCGAAGAGGAAGAAGGCTTCGTTCAGGAAATCGCCGAAGTTCTGGGCGTTGCTTTTTATAATCAGGAGCGTTATGCCCGGCGGAGGAAAACCCGCTTCGACTACCTGATCAGCAGGGATCTTCTGAAAGAGGAGGAACTGGACAATTCATGGGAAGAGTCCCGGGAACAGAAAACACCGGTGGAAACCTTCCTCATGAACAAATTCGGCATTTCCAAGGAGGACATCGGGAAATCGCTGGAGGAATTCTATCGATGCCAATTCATCAAGTTCGATGACAAATTTCCCATCCCGGGCGATTTGCTGAAAAACCTCAAAAGGGAATACCTGCTCCGGGAATTATGGGTTCCTCTCAACAAAATAGACGGAAACATCCAGGTCATCGTCGATGACCCGAATAACATCCTGAAACGGGACATGATTGAAAGCCTTTTAAAGACCAAGGCCGTAAAATACGATGTCTCCTTTCCGGAAGATATCATTAAATACATCAACTATTTTTTCCAGACGCCAGCCAATGAATCTTCCTTTGCGGAACTGCTCGGCAAACTGGACGACGAGGAAGATACATCTGAAGAAGACGGGGAAGTCGTCACCGAATCGGACAGCGTGATCATGCAGCTGGTGAACAAGATCATCAATGATGCCTATATCCGGCGCTCTTCCGATATTCATGTCGAACCGAACATCGGCAAAAAAAACGTGGAGATCCGTTTCCGCATTGATGGCGACTGCGGTCTTTATCAGACGGTTCCCTTCAGTTATCGGGCGGGACTGGTATCGCGGATCAAGATCATGTCCAACCTGGACATTACCGTCAAACGAATTCCCCAGGACGGGAAGATTAAATTCCGGAATTCAAATGGCGAAGAGATTGAACTCCGTGTGGCCACGATCCCGACACAGGGCGGTGTGGAAGACGTCGTCATGCGTATCCTCGCCAAAGGGGAAACGATGCCCCTTGAAGCCATGGGAATGCTGGAACGTAATTATTTGGAAATGCTCAAGATCCTGGAAAAGCCCTATGGCATGATCCTCGTTGTCGGCCCCACGGGATCGGGTAAGACGACCACCCTCCATGCGGCCCTTCACCACATCAATACCCCGGATCGTAAGATCTGGACGGCAGAGGACCCCGTTGAAATTACCCAGTACGGACTGCGGCAGGTACAGGTCCAGCCGAAGATCGGCTTTGATTTCGCCGCGGCCATGCGCGCCTTCCTCCGTGCCGACCCGGACGTGATCATGGTCGGGGAAATGAGAGATTTTGAAACAGCCAAAACCGGTGTTGAAGCCTCCCTGACCGGCCACCTCGTCTTCAGCACCCTGCATACCAACAGCGCCCCGGAAACGATCACCCGGTTGCTCGACATGGGTATCGATCCGCTCAATTTCGCCGACGCCCTGCTGGGCATCCTGGCTCAGCGACTGGTCAGGACCCTATGCAAAAAATGCAAGGAAGCCTATCATCCCACTCAGAGGGAATACGACGATCTGGCTGAAAGTTACGGATTGGAAGCTTTTTCCAAACTCAATGTTCCCTACACGGATGATTTCACCCTGTATCGCCCCAAGGGTTGTGATGCCTGCGATCGGACCGGATACAAGGGTCGAATGGGTATCCACGAACTGCTGATCGGTTCCGATGGAATCAAGCGGCTGATCCAGAAACACGCCGATATTGAAACCTTGAGGAATGCGTCCGTATCGGAAGGAATGACGACCCTGCTTCAGGACGGCCTCCAGAAAGCGATTCAGGGGCTGACCGATTTCAAACAGGTCCGTCGGGTCTGCATCAAGTAA
- a CDS encoding phage holin family protein, whose amino-acid sequence MRFLIKWLILTLSVLLVAYLLEGIKVSGFFSALMAAAMLGFLNVFFRPILLVLTLPVNLLSLGLFTFLINALILKMASGVISGFEVQGFWTAVFGALLISIVNGLLNAFLSKGNNEGGGGGNFIDLRKRGRDRWA is encoded by the coding sequence ATGAGATTTCTCATCAAGTGGCTCATTTTAACCCTGTCCGTTCTTCTGGTGGCTTATCTGCTGGAAGGGATCAAGGTCAGCGGATTTTTTTCCGCCTTGATGGCCGCGGCGATGCTCGGCTTCCTCAACGTCTTTTTCCGGCCGATACTTCTTGTGCTGACCCTGCCTGTCAATCTTCTTTCTTTGGGCCTGTTCACCTTTCTGATTAATGCCCTGATCCTCAAGATGGCTTCGGGCGTCATCTCCGGTTTCGAGGTTCAGGGATTCTGGACGGCCGTCTTCGGCGCCCTGCTGATCAGTATCGTCAACGGGCTTCTGAATGCTTTTCTAAGCAAGGGAAATAACGAGGGAGGTGGCGGCGGGAACTTCATCGACTTGAGAAAACGGGGCAGGGATCGTTGGGCATGA
- the mutS gene encoding DNA mismatch repair protein MutS, translated as MTPLTPAMKQYVEVKNQHSDCIVLFRMGDFYEIFFEDAVVASKILEITLTSRNKGKEDSVPLCGFPYHAVSTYIPKLIEKGFKVAICEQIEDPKLAKGVVKREVVRIVTPGLVVDAENLNAKENNFLAAVYPLDASIGLAFLDISTGEFRVSDFHDAQFFEAEMASLEFREILLPHGLRRDGFLRAFAGREDLCRLDELPSDYFDREEAWRRLQAAVPGENLERSGLKDHPAVIGAAGAILRYVEETQKNTLRHIHRLQWYSTADYLLLDETAKRNLELFKTISDNRSSGSLFSILDETLTAMGGRRLRWWLNYPLVDPEKIRERLAAVAEVRENHLFRENLRQILSKVYDMERLAGRIALGVANGRDLVALKNSLKKLPDLKNLLADKTSLLLKKIHQGMNELPDLHDLLERAITDSPPMTLREGGIIKEGYDEERDRLFSLTRDGRQWIAALEEKERKRTGISSLKVGYNNVFGYYIEISKANAANAPEDYVRKQTLVNAERYINQELKEYETTVLNAESRCREREYDLFVAIRETAAAEIPRIQETASWLASLDTLASLAEVAEKYGFCCPSVDREDRIEIDVGRHPVVERMPLKDGFVPNDVVLDTDENRFLVITGPNMAGKSTYIRQVALIVLLAQMGSFVPASRARIGVVDRIFTRIGAADSLVRGQSTFMVEMNEVAQILRHATNRSLVILDEVGRGTSTFDGLSIAWAVAEYLHDRKCIGARTLFATHYHQLTELAIAGTGFKNFNIAVKEWGDRIIFLRKIVPGGTNRSYGIQVARIAGVPEEVISRAREILDNLETGEMDEVGMPKIARSRKRKVRNPGQLNLFMSERERIVEELSVLNLSSLAPQEALRQLQSWQERLKENGGTGIT; from the coding sequence ATGACCCCTTTGACCCCGGCGATGAAGCAGTATGTGGAGGTGAAGAACCAGCATTCGGACTGCATCGTCCTTTTCCGCATGGGGGATTTTTACGAAATCTTTTTTGAAGACGCCGTAGTCGCTTCGAAAATTCTGGAGATCACCCTCACCTCGAGAAACAAGGGAAAAGAGGACAGCGTCCCTCTCTGCGGCTTTCCCTATCATGCCGTGTCCACTTATATCCCGAAGCTGATTGAAAAGGGATTCAAGGTGGCGATCTGCGAACAGATCGAAGATCCAAAACTGGCCAAAGGGGTCGTTAAGCGGGAGGTCGTCCGGATTGTCACCCCCGGCCTGGTTGTGGATGCCGAGAATCTCAACGCCAAGGAAAATAACTTTCTGGCGGCGGTTTATCCTTTGGACGCTTCCATCGGATTGGCCTTTCTCGATATTTCCACTGGAGAATTCCGGGTCAGCGATTTCCACGATGCCCAGTTTTTCGAGGCGGAGATGGCGTCCCTGGAATTCCGGGAGATCCTTCTTCCCCATGGTCTTCGGAGAGACGGCTTTCTTCGGGCCTTTGCCGGGAGAGAAGATCTCTGTCGTCTTGATGAACTTCCCTCCGATTATTTTGACCGGGAAGAGGCCTGGAGGCGCCTGCAGGCCGCCGTTCCGGGGGAAAACCTTGAGAGATCGGGGCTGAAAGACCATCCAGCGGTGATTGGAGCGGCGGGCGCAATTCTTCGTTACGTGGAGGAAACCCAGAAGAATACCCTCAGGCATATCCATCGGCTGCAGTGGTACTCCACGGCCGATTATCTCCTTCTTGACGAAACGGCGAAGCGGAATCTCGAACTCTTCAAAACGATTTCGGATAACCGGTCCTCCGGTTCCCTCTTTTCTATTCTCGATGAAACCCTGACCGCCATGGGGGGGCGACGCCTCCGCTGGTGGCTCAACTACCCGCTGGTCGATCCGGAAAAAATCCGGGAAAGGCTGGCTGCCGTCGCGGAAGTCCGCGAAAATCATCTGTTCCGGGAGAATCTGCGTCAGATCCTGTCCAAGGTTTACGACATGGAACGCCTGGCGGGAAGAATTGCCCTGGGAGTCGCCAATGGCCGCGATCTGGTCGCCCTGAAGAATTCCCTGAAAAAGCTTCCGGATCTCAAAAACCTCCTCGCCGACAAGACGTCTCTTCTCCTGAAAAAAATCCATCAGGGCATGAATGAACTGCCCGATCTCCATGACCTTCTGGAAAGGGCGATTACGGACTCCCCCCCGATGACGCTTCGGGAAGGGGGAATCATCAAGGAGGGATATGACGAGGAAAGGGACCGCCTGTTCTCCCTGACGAGGGATGGCCGGCAGTGGATTGCTGCGCTCGAGGAGAAGGAGCGGAAGCGGACGGGTATTTCCTCCCTCAAGGTGGGCTATAATAATGTCTTCGGGTATTATATCGAGATTTCCAAGGCCAACGCGGCAAATGCGCCGGAAGATTATGTGAGGAAGCAGACACTCGTCAACGCGGAGCGTTACATCAACCAGGAACTCAAGGAGTATGAGACGACCGTTCTGAATGCGGAGTCGCGATGCCGGGAACGGGAATATGATCTCTTCGTTGCGATTCGGGAGACGGCGGCGGCGGAAATTCCACGGATTCAGGAAACCGCATCCTGGCTGGCTTCTCTGGATACCCTGGCCTCGCTGGCAGAGGTTGCCGAGAAGTATGGCTTCTGCTGCCCTTCCGTGGACCGGGAAGACCGGATCGAGATTGATGTGGGAAGGCATCCTGTGGTCGAGCGGATGCCGCTCAAGGATGGTTTCGTCCCCAACGATGTCGTCCTGGATACGGACGAGAACCGGTTCCTCGTGATCACCGGGCCGAATATGGCAGGAAAATCCACCTACATCCGCCAGGTGGCGCTGATCGTCCTGCTGGCGCAGATGGGGAGTTTCGTACCGGCTTCCCGGGCCCGGATCGGCGTGGTGGATCGGATTTTCACGCGAATCGGCGCAGCGGACAGCCTGGTCCGGGGGCAGAGCACCTTCATGGTGGAAATGAATGAGGTCGCCCAGATCCTTCGTCATGCCACGAACCGCAGTCTGGTGATTCTGGACGAAGTCGGGCGGGGGACCAGCACCTTCGACGGTCTCAGCATTGCCTGGGCCGTGGCGGAATATCTCCACGACAGAAAATGCATCGGGGCCCGCACGCTCTTTGCGACCCATTACCATCAGCTCACCGAACTGGCCATCGCCGGAACGGGATTCAAGAATTTCAATATCGCCGTCAAGGAATGGGGCGACCGGATCATCTTTTTAAGAAAGATTGTTCCCGGAGGAACGAACCGGAGTTACGGGATCCAGGTCGCCCGCATTGCCGGAGTCCCGGAAGAGGTGATCAGCCGTGCCCGGGAAATCCTGGATAATCTTGAAACAGGGGAAATGGATGAAGTGGGTATGCCGAAAATTGCCCGGAGCAGGAAAAGGAAGGTCCGCAACCCCGGGCAGTTGAATCTTTTCATGAGTGAAAGGGAAAGGATCGTCGAAGAACTTTCTGTATTGAACCTCTCCTCCCTGGCGCCGCAGGAGGCCCTTCGCCAGCTTCAAAGCTGGCAGGAGCGGCTCAAGGAGAACGGAGGAACTGGAATTACTTGA
- a CDS encoding hydrogenase small subunit, whose amino-acid sequence MGETDFRKTVKQQYQELLENCRIQMDRLDRELPPPREDFQSLLTESGVSRRDFLKWTSLMTAALMLPPVFKPMVAKAAENFSRLPIVWLHFAECTGCSESLLRSSHPDVASILLDTISLEYHETIMAAAGDQAEQCLEKALQDFPGKFICVIEGAIPRGLNGQYMRLGPKGKTGLEIGKEVTSKAAATIAIGACAVNGGIPAANPNPTDAVGAGKALGISTVNIAGCPPNAVNFVGTLLYYLMFGALPPLDSQGRPVWAYGKRIHDVCERRPHYDAGEFVEEWGDEGARKGWCLYKVGCKGPYTYANCGHLRFNQAISWPVMAGHGCIGCTENGFWDKMAPLEKPLEAATIGGGEKTVDDVGIALTALTVAGVAAHGAFTALRHAGSEKKETPAHSEE is encoded by the coding sequence ATGGGTGAAACGGATTTCAGGAAAACGGTGAAGCAACAGTATCAAGAGTTATTGGAAAACTGCAGGATCCAGATGGACCGCTTGGACAGGGAACTTCCACCTCCCCGGGAGGATTTTCAGTCCCTGCTCACGGAATCAGGGGTATCCCGAAGGGATTTCCTTAAATGGACGTCGCTCATGACGGCGGCCCTGATGCTGCCCCCCGTCTTCAAACCCATGGTGGCCAAAGCGGCGGAAAATTTCAGCCGTCTGCCGATTGTCTGGCTCCATTTTGCGGAATGCACGGGCTGCAGTGAGTCCCTGCTTCGCTCTTCGCATCCCGATGTGGCCAGTATCCTGCTGGATACGATTTCCCTCGAGTATCACGAGACGATCATGGCCGCCGCGGGAGACCAGGCGGAACAATGCCTGGAGAAAGCCCTTCAGGATTTCCCCGGCAAATTCATCTGCGTGATCGAGGGGGCGATTCCCCGGGGACTCAACGGACAGTACATGCGCCTCGGACCGAAAGGCAAGACGGGCCTGGAAATCGGCAAGGAAGTCACCTCCAAGGCCGCCGCGACCATCGCCATCGGGGCCTGTGCCGTCAACGGGGGCATCCCCGCGGCAAATCCCAATCCGACCGACGCCGTGGGCGCCGGGAAAGCCCTTGGCATCTCCACCGTCAACATCGCCGGATGTCCGCCCAATGCGGTCAATTTCGTGGGAACCCTTCTTTATTACCTCATGTTCGGCGCTCTGCCCCCCCTGGATTCCCAGGGACGGCCGGTCTGGGCCTACGGCAAGCGCATTCATGACGTCTGTGAACGGCGTCCGCACTATGACGCCGGCGAGTTCGTGGAAGAGTGGGGCGATGAAGGCGCCAGGAAAGGCTGGTGCCTCTACAAGGTGGGATGCAAAGGGCCCTATACTTATGCCAACTGCGGTCATCTGCGGTTCAATCAGGCCATATCCTGGCCGGTCATGGCCGGGCATGGCTGCATCGGCTGCACGGAAAACGGGTTCTGGGATAAGATGGCGCCCCTGGAGAAACCGCTCGAAGCAGCGACCATCGGTGGCGGAGAAAAGACGGTCGATGATGTGGGTATCGCATTGACGGCCCTGACAGTCGCAGGTGTTGCCGCGCACGGAGCATTCACGGCACTGCGCCACGCCGGCTCTGAGAAAAAAGAAACCCCCGCTCATTCCGAAGAGTAG
- a CDS encoding GerMN domain-containing protein has product MATKKQKRLTELKNRKKKKSTRKLILAIIGLAIVGFLIFFFVTLFNVIYPPIGGRTDEKGSKEKQAITLYFSDANERFLVPEKRFVPKKESPAQQAAEIVKALLEGSKTGKVNTFPPKVILKDAKIENNSKISVSFSKNLVQDHPGGSASEMATVYSLTNSLTANIPQIKAVKILIEGREVDSLKGHISLKQPFSFNREYLAQDVKVQ; this is encoded by the coding sequence ATGGCTACAAAAAAACAAAAGCGTTTAACAGAACTGAAAAACAGAAAAAAGAAAAAAAGTACTCGGAAGCTGATTCTTGCAATTATCGGACTTGCGATTGTTGGTTTCCTGATTTTCTTTTTTGTGACGCTTTTTAATGTCATCTATCCGCCAATAGGCGGTCGAACGGATGAGAAGGGTTCAAAGGAAAAACAAGCGATAACGCTTTACTTTTCTGATGCGAATGAACGTTTCCTTGTTCCGGAAAAACGGTTTGTTCCTAAAAAAGAGAGCCCTGCTCAGCAGGCGGCTGAAATTGTGAAGGCTCTCCTGGAAGGTTCAAAAACCGGCAAAGTGAATACCTTCCCGCCGAAGGTGATTCTTAAAGACGCAAAAATCGAAAATAATTCGAAAATCTCTGTCAGTTTCAGTAAAAATCTTGTGCAGGACCACCCGGGTGGAAGCGCCAGTGAAATGGCAACGGTCTATTCGCTGACCAATTCTCTGACTGCCAATATCCCTCAAATCAAGGCCGTAAAAATTTTAATCGAAGGCCGTGAAGTCGATTCCCTCAAGGGACACATAAGCCTGAAGCAGCCTTTCAGTTTTAATCGAGAATATCTGGCTCAGGATGTAAAAGTTCAATAA
- the fusA gene encoding elongation factor G: MPPASKLSRIRNIGIIAHIDAGKTTVSERILYYTGKSYKIGEVHDGEAVMDWMPQEQERGITITSAVTTCNWGNSEIHIIDTPGHVDFTIEVERSLRVLDGVVVVFCAVGGVEPQSETVWHQADKYGVPKIAFVNKMDRVGADFSRVIEMMRERFSSIPLPVQIPWGQEEKFRGVVDLISRKIITWDEGSKGAKYEFSEIPEDLMAEVEAQREKMLEAVAEVDDEIAEKYLGGEEISEKELLQAIRKATLAVKLVPVMCGTALKNKGIQPVLDAVVNFLPSPEDVPPVRGVHPVTKEESTRISSNKEPLAALAFKVMQDEGRKLTYLRIYSGQMKAGEELYNASKTKKEKASRLLKMHANKRERLEMAGAGDIVAVMGLKETTTGDTICDEANPILLESMEFYEPVISQAIEAKTPADQEKLSLALQKLVEEDPTLRVKYDEETAQTVISGMGELHLDIIIDRLSREFHTHVNVGKPRVVYRETIRKKIDSEGHFERELGDKKHFGHVRLILEPRERGAGVEVDWKIDPALFPAEYLKAIEEGITEALQSGAVAGYPVVDIRVSVAEVLLKEGESSVIGYKVAATSALRDGCNKADPVLLEPIMMVNVITPAEFMGDVIGDINARKGEIQEITPKGAMSEIRARIPLKALFGYSTDLRSATQGRAIFTMQFFTYDQG, encoded by the coding sequence ATGCCTCCAGCGTCCAAGCTGTCCAGAATTCGAAATATCGGAATTATCGCTCACATTGATGCCGGCAAGACAACGGTCAGTGAACGAATTCTCTACTATACAGGGAAGTCCTACAAGATCGGTGAAGTTCATGACGGGGAAGCCGTTATGGACTGGATGCCGCAGGAGCAGGAGAGGGGCATTACCATCACTTCGGCGGTGACCACCTGCAATTGGGGGAATTCTGAGATTCATATCATCGATACGCCGGGGCATGTGGATTTCACCATTGAAGTCGAGCGCAGTCTGCGTGTCCTCGATGGGGTCGTGGTTGTATTCTGTGCGGTGGGCGGCGTGGAGCCCCAGTCTGAGACCGTCTGGCATCAGGCCGATAAATACGGCGTTCCCAAGATTGCCTTCGTGAACAAGATGGACCGGGTCGGTGCGGATTTTTCCCGGGTTATCGAGATGATGAGGGAGCGCTTCAGTTCCATCCCTCTTCCCGTCCAGATTCCCTGGGGGCAGGAGGAAAAGTTCCGGGGGGTTGTGGATCTGATTTCCAGAAAAATCATTACCTGGGATGAGGGTTCTAAAGGTGCGAAGTATGAATTCAGCGAAATTCCCGAGGATTTGATGGCCGAGGTCGAAGCGCAGCGGGAAAAAATGCTGGAGGCGGTTGCGGAAGTCGATGATGAGATCGCCGAGAAGTATCTGGGAGGAGAAGAGATCTCTGAGAAGGAACTCCTGCAGGCGATTCGGAAGGCTACCCTGGCCGTCAAGCTGGTGCCGGTAATGTGCGGTACCGCCTTGAAGAATAAAGGGATTCAGCCGGTTTTGGATGCCGTGGTCAATTTTCTTCCTTCCCCTGAGGATGTGCCGCCTGTTCGAGGCGTTCATCCGGTCACGAAGGAAGAATCGACAAGAATAAGCAGCAACAAGGAACCCCTCGCCGCTCTGGCCTTCAAGGTGATGCAGGATGAAGGACGGAAGCTGACCTATCTTCGCATCTATTCCGGGCAGATGAAAGCGGGTGAGGAGCTTTACAACGCCAGTAAGACGAAGAAAGAAAAGGCGTCCCGGTTGCTGAAGATGCACGCGAACAAGCGTGAACGTCTGGAAATGGCCGGAGCAGGGGATATCGTCGCCGTCATGGGATTGAAGGAAACGACGACCGGCGATACGATCTGTGATGAGGCAAACCCCATCCTGCTCGAATCCATGGAGTTTTATGAGCCGGTCATTTCACAGGCCATTGAAGCCAAAACACCTGCCGATCAGGAGAAATTGTCGCTCGCTCTGCAGAAGTTGGTGGAAGAAGATCCGACGCTTCGGGTGAAATATGATGAAGAAACGGCACAAACGGTCATATCCGGGATGGGCGAACTGCATCTCGATATCATTATTGACCGGCTGAGTCGGGAGTTTCATACCCATGTCAATGTAGGCAAGCCAAGGGTTGTCTATCGGGAAACAATCCGGAAAAAAATTGACAGTGAGGGGCATTTCGAAAGGGAACTTGGAGACAAGAAACATTTCGGTCATGTCCGTCTGATCCTGGAGCCCAGAGAGCGCGGCGCCGGCGTCGAAGTCGACTGGAAAATCGATCCGGCTTTGTTTCCTGCGGAATATCTGAAAGCGATTGAGGAGGGGATTACCGAGGCCCTTCAAAGTGGTGCGGTCGCCGGCTATCCGGTTGTGGACATTCGAGTGAGCGTTGCGGAGGTCCTTCTGAAGGAGGGTGAATCCTCGGTAATCGGTTATAAAGTTGCGGCGACCTCGGCGTTGAGAGATGGATGCAATAAAGCGGATCCCGTGCTTCTTGAACCCATCATGATGGTCAATGTAATCACGCCGGCGGAATTTATGGGAGATGTCATCGGCGATATCAACGCCCGAAAGGGAGAAATCCAGGAGATCACGCCCAAGGGGGCGATGTCTGAAATCCGGGCCAGGATTCCCTTGAAGGCCCTCTTCGGTTATTCCACGGATCTTCGTTCTGCGACGCAGGGCAGGGCGATTTTCACCATGCAATTCTTTACCTATGATCAAGGCTGA
- a CDS encoding rubredoxin, whose translation MDKYFCTGCGYIYDPRLGDPDNGVPRGTPFEELPEDWRCPICTAPESKFLPDHYEE comes from the coding sequence ATGGATAAATATTTTTGTACCGGATGTGGATACATTTATGATCCAAGATTGGGCGATCCCGACAACGGAGTTCCTCGAGGAACACCCTTCGAAGAACTCCCGGAAGACTGGAGGTGCCCGATCTGCACGGCTCCGGAGTCGAAGTTCCTTCCCGACCATTATGAAGAATAG